In Mercenaria mercenaria strain notata chromosome 14, MADL_Memer_1, whole genome shotgun sequence, the following are encoded in one genomic region:
- the LOC128548157 gene encoding sialin-like — protein MAETLDKGGKRFLCSCRFAFIIVAFFGAMNAYAQRVNMSVAIVCMTDTSNVSSSENCIQSIAGVENNNYTCENETMSKQDDRFDWDKKTQGIILGSFFLGYVLSQIPGGWFAGKYGGKLLYGWSMFLCATATLLTPLAARTSVVLLIVMRAIAGICQGVMLPCLHTLLSFWIPPLQRSTSVGFVYSGTQLGVMAAFPLCGFLCVDGFDGGWPSIFYVLGSVGVIWFCTWMFVVSDTPVSHPRISESEKEYIIDRLKSELDINKKSSSCTPWSTIFTSLPVWAIIVTNTCAEWGTTTFLTNIPSYMKDVLHFDIQKAGFLASLPYLGFWIVANISANFADFLMKRGYISTTTARKIFNSIGSILPALLIVLLGTVADDSVIAVTMLTFGLAMSGCMYGSGFVVNPVDIAPRYAGIILAISNTTGSFCSFFTPFVIGIITEDKTQEQWKTVFYITAAVYTFGAIIFVMFGSGELQHWARDEKEEREIVVMDEKAKVEVKKVVGE, from the exons ATGGCAG AGACTCTAGACAAAGGTGGAAAGCGTTTTTTGTGTTCCTGCCGCTTTGCCTTCATTATTGTCGCATTCTTTGGCGCTATGAATGCATACGCACAGCGTGTAAACATGAGTGTAGCTATCGTATGCATGACAGACACTTCGAACGTTTCAAGTAGCGAGAACTGCATTCAGTCAATAGCAGGAGTAGAAAATAACAACTATACTTGTGAAAACGAAACG ATGTCAAAACAAGATGATAGGTTTGACTGGGACAAAAAGACTCAAGGAATAATATTGGGTTCCTTTTTTCTTGGCTATGTGCTGTCACAAATACCAGGTGGTTGGTTTGCGGGAAAATACGGCGGGAAACTCTTGTACGGATGGAGCATGTTTCTATGTGCTACTGCAACCCTGCTCACGCCCTTGGCAGCACGCACAAGTGTTGTTCTGCTTATAGTTATGCGAGCTATTGCTGGAATATGTCAG GGTGTAATGCTTCCTTGTCTACACACATTGCTGTCTTTCTGGATACCGCCGTTACAACGAAGTACATCCGTTGGTTTTGTCTACTCTg GCACTCAGCTTGGTGTAATGGCAGCATTTCCCCTCTGTGGTTTCCTGTGTGTTGACGGTTTTGATGGCGGATGGCCTAGTATATTCTATGTTTTAG GTTCCGTTGGTGTAATATGGTTTTGTACTTGGATGTTTGTTGTGTCAGACACCCCAGTGTCACATCCCAGGATCTCTGAGAGTGAGAAAGAATACATAATAGACAGGCTGAAATCAGAGTTAGATataaataaaaag TCCTCCTCGTGTACGCCTTGGTCAACGATATTCACATCATTACCTGTGTGGGCAATCATTGTAACGAATACATGTGCTGAATGGGGAACAACCACCTTCCTGACAAACATTCCGAGCTATATGAAGGATGTTttacactttgatatccaaaAG GCCGGATTTCTGGCTTCACTGCCGTACCTAGGATTCTGGATCGTTGCCAACATTTCAGCCAATTTTGCTGACTTTCTTATGAAACGAGGCTACATTTCAACTACGACAGCAAGGAAAATCTTTAACAGTATAG GCAGTATCTTACCGGCACTGCTTATAGTACTGCTTGGAACTGTGGCTGACGACTCGGTCATTGCCGTTACCATGCTGACATTTGGGTTGGCTATGTCTGGATGCATGTATGGGAGTGGTTTTGTGGTTAATCCTGTTGACATTGCACCAAGATATGCTGGTATCATTCTAGCAATTTCAAACACAACCGGTTCATTTTGCAGCTTTTTCACACCATTTGTGATTGGAATAATAACAGAAGAT AAAACACAAGAACAGTGGAAGACAGTCTTCTATATTACAGCCGCAGTCTACACATTTGGAGCAATAATTTTCGTCATGTTTGGGTCGGGTGAATTACAGCATTGGGCACGAGATGAGAAAGAAGAACGTGAAATTGTTGTAATGGACGAAAAAGCAAAGGTTGAAGTAAAAAAGGTTGTTGGTGAATAG